In Arthrobacter citreus, a genomic segment contains:
- a CDS encoding fibrinogen-like YCDxxxxGGGW domain-containing protein, translating into MNQQHRNRHRRLRLGAALTALMVAAGIGTALPGNTAEPAPATNGSSAAAAAASCWEIKQTNPSLASGVYWLLTPSMAAPEQFYCDQVTDGGGWVLIGRGREGWKELYEGRGTTAQVRGTVTGTAAFAPRQLSATVIDGLLNGQAPDKLDDGIRLRRALDTSGSTWQETRYKTANQPRWSWAIGSATPVTSGSFDSTTFSGGKTSSFGTDQRYQRVVTTEAEAQGWTQGFAYGSQARGENTATSYIWSSTATAGNPRPFTQMYLRPKITQATAGFSALPAAGAPGFTQQARPETGALATSWGVTGLASGTGELNTEVQAFAQIGSVVYVAGNFQYVQQDKAGTGRVEQPYLAGFDVASGQWISTFRPKLNGQVKALAVLPNGTLAIGGTFTTLNGAATGSVAVINPGTGAAVPGWRVGVENRVTGGAVQIRTLAVKDGWLYVGGAFTHLTGGTGTSPVYARSAARVAVADGKPDSTWNPAFNGTVVDVDPGANGKQLYAAGYFTTSNASNTNRAAAVSTGAGATAAPWDFVLSSTERGGYQQGIEEVGGQVWVGGSQHSLFRFDAATLTRQSTNITLQGGDFQDVTDANGIVYGSCHCGHWNYSGASTWPSVGTDFEIADKINLIGAWDAGTGKYIPSFNPVLKGRAGYGVWAAFVDSRGVLWAGGDLVSSSTSAGASQWSGGYARFAPVDAAAPATPAGFTVSSSAGADNISWSASAGSPASYHVLRNDRVVATTTATSMSLPAMGGARYAVRAADAAGNYSATTAVKAGGSAPQAPDQQIITADAAWRYRFSTEAPPTGWTGVGFADSSWSSGAAPLGWGSTGLGTQLAAEGTKPLSSHYRKTFELADASRVASVTLTTRADDGVVVYVNGKEVARANMPTGAITHNSYATAAPSTAAALAAPVVVTVPGSSFVTGTNVISAEVHSNYRGTPSSSFALTASVSVKK; encoded by the coding sequence ATGAATCAGCAGCACCGCAACAGGCACCGGCGCCTCCGGCTGGGCGCGGCCCTTACCGCTCTGATGGTCGCTGCGGGCATCGGAACCGCGCTGCCGGGCAACACGGCTGAACCGGCACCGGCGACCAACGGGTCCTCCGCTGCAGCGGCTGCAGCGTCCTGTTGGGAGATCAAACAGACAAACCCCTCCCTGGCGTCGGGCGTGTACTGGCTCCTGACACCGTCCATGGCGGCGCCGGAACAGTTTTATTGCGACCAGGTCACCGACGGCGGAGGCTGGGTCCTGATCGGGCGCGGGCGCGAAGGGTGGAAGGAGCTCTACGAGGGGCGGGGCACCACAGCGCAGGTGCGCGGAACGGTCACTGGAACCGCTGCTTTTGCGCCCAGGCAGCTTTCGGCCACCGTGATCGATGGCCTGCTCAACGGTCAGGCCCCGGACAAACTGGATGATGGCATCCGCCTGCGCCGGGCGTTGGACACATCCGGGAGCACCTGGCAGGAAACCCGCTACAAAACGGCTAACCAGCCCCGGTGGTCCTGGGCCATTGGCTCGGCGACCCCTGTCACCTCCGGCAGCTTCGACTCCACAACCTTCTCCGGCGGAAAAACCTCAAGCTTCGGTACAGACCAGCGCTATCAGCGGGTGGTAACCACCGAGGCCGAAGCGCAGGGCTGGACACAGGGCTTCGCCTACGGCAGCCAGGCCCGGGGTGAAAACACCGCCACGAGCTACATCTGGTCCAGCACTGCCACGGCAGGCAACCCCCGCCCCTTCACCCAGATGTACCTTCGGCCCAAGATCACCCAGGCCACTGCGGGGTTCAGCGCACTGCCCGCAGCAGGTGCTCCCGGCTTCACCCAGCAGGCCCGTCCGGAAACCGGCGCGCTGGCCACTTCCTGGGGCGTTACCGGGCTGGCCAGCGGCACCGGTGAGCTCAATACGGAGGTCCAAGCCTTCGCCCAAATCGGCAGCGTGGTGTACGTGGCCGGAAACTTTCAGTACGTCCAGCAGGACAAAGCCGGAACCGGCCGGGTGGAGCAGCCGTATCTGGCTGGTTTCGACGTCGCTTCCGGGCAGTGGATTTCCACCTTCCGACCGAAACTGAACGGGCAGGTGAAGGCCCTGGCCGTCTTGCCAAACGGCACCCTGGCCATCGGCGGAACTTTCACCACCCTCAACGGTGCAGCAACCGGCTCTGTCGCCGTCATCAACCCCGGTACCGGCGCCGCCGTCCCAGGCTGGCGCGTAGGCGTGGAAAACCGGGTGACCGGCGGGGCAGTGCAGATCCGCACGCTGGCGGTAAAAGACGGCTGGTTGTACGTGGGCGGAGCTTTCACGCATCTGACGGGTGGTACGGGCACCTCGCCGGTGTACGCCCGTTCCGCGGCACGAGTGGCCGTCGCGGACGGAAAACCGGACAGTACGTGGAACCCCGCTTTCAACGGGACAGTCGTGGACGTGGATCCCGGGGCCAACGGCAAGCAGCTCTACGCAGCCGGTTACTTCACAACGTCGAATGCCTCAAATACCAACCGCGCCGCCGCCGTGAGCACTGGTGCCGGAGCTACCGCGGCCCCATGGGACTTCGTACTCAGTTCCACAGAGCGTGGCGGATATCAGCAGGGCATCGAAGAAGTCGGCGGTCAAGTCTGGGTAGGAGGTTCCCAGCACTCCCTCTTCAGGTTCGACGCCGCAACGCTGACCCGCCAATCAACGAACATCACCCTGCAGGGCGGCGATTTCCAGGACGTCACCGATGCCAACGGGATTGTCTACGGATCCTGCCACTGCGGTCACTGGAACTACAGCGGGGCATCCACCTGGCCCAGCGTCGGAACGGACTTCGAAATCGCTGACAAGATCAATCTCATCGGCGCGTGGGATGCCGGCACCGGAAAATACATTCCCTCCTTCAACCCTGTTCTGAAAGGACGCGCCGGGTACGGGGTCTGGGCGGCTTTCGTCGACAGCCGCGGAGTCCTGTGGGCCGGAGGCGATTTGGTGTCCTCCAGTACTTCCGCTGGCGCCAGCCAATGGTCAGGCGGATACGCCCGCTTCGCCCCCGTCGATGCCGCCGCCCCGGCCACCCCTGCAGGATTCACCGTCTCCAGTTCTGCAGGAGCCGACAACATCTCATGGTCGGCTTCCGCTGGGTCCCCCGCTTCCTACCATGTCCTCCGCAACGACCGGGTGGTCGCCACCACCACCGCAACCAGCATGTCGCTGCCGGCCATGGGTGGGGCCCGGTACGCTGTCCGCGCGGCCGATGCCGCCGGAAACTACTCAGCGACGACGGCGGTGAAGGCGGGCGGCAGTGCCCCGCAGGCCCCCGATCAGCAGATCATCACCGCAGATGCTGCCTGGCGGTACCGCTTCAGCACCGAGGCGCCGCCCACGGGCTGGACGGGCGTGGGCTTCGCCGATTCGTCGTGGAGCAGCGGCGCCGCACCCCTGGGCTGGGGCAGCACGGGCCTCGGCACGCAGCTGGCGGCTGAGGGCACCAAGCCGCTTTCCAGCCATTACCGGAAAACCTTTGAGCTGGCGGATGCTTCCCGCGTGGCCTCGGTGACTCTGACAACCCGGGCGGACGACGGGGTGGTGGTCTATGTCAATGGAAAGGAAGTGGCCAGGGCCAATATGCCCACGGGCGCCATCACCCACAACTCCTATGCCACCGCCGCGCCCAGCACCGCGGCTGCCCTGGCCGCACCGGTGGTGGTCACGGTGCCTGGCTCATCTTTTGTCACCGGAACCAATGTGATCAGCGCCGAGGTGCACTCAAATTACCGCGGCACGCCTTCTTCCAGCTTCGCCCTCACGGCGTCCGTGAGCGTGAAGAAATGA
- a CDS encoding cysteine desulfurase: protein MPVVSTPDTLKPAVELMDNAEVLRIRNDFPILHQQVNGHPLVYLDSGATSQNPLSVIEAEQEFYEQRNSAVHRGAHTLAVAATDVYEDARAKVARFVNARPHEIVWTSNATEAINLVAYSFSNASAGRGGEAARRFALGEGDEILVTETEHHANLIPWQELAARTGATLRFIPVDDDGALRLEEAERLITGRTKIVAFTHASNVLGTINPVETLVSLAHNAGALVVLDACQSVPHLPVDLKALDVDFAAFSGHKMLGPTGIGVLYGKAELLNAMPPFLTGGSMITTVTMEKAEYLPAPQRFEAGTQRISQAMALGTAVDYLQETGMDRIHAWEATLGQRLVSGLEAIEGIRVLGPRAGVERIGLAAFDVDGVHSHDVGQFLDDQGIAVRVGHHCAQPLHRRLGLVSTTRASTYLYNTTDDVDAFLNAVAGVRPFFGVK, encoded by the coding sequence GTGCCTGTGGTTTCCACCCCCGATACCCTCAAGCCCGCAGTGGAGCTGATGGACAACGCCGAGGTCCTGCGCATCCGCAATGACTTCCCGATCCTTCACCAGCAGGTCAACGGCCATCCGCTCGTCTACCTGGACTCCGGCGCCACCTCGCAGAACCCGCTCAGCGTGATCGAGGCCGAGCAGGAGTTCTACGAACAGCGTAACTCCGCCGTACACCGCGGCGCGCACACCCTGGCGGTGGCCGCCACCGATGTGTACGAGGACGCCCGGGCCAAGGTGGCCCGGTTCGTGAACGCCCGGCCCCATGAGATTGTCTGGACCTCCAACGCCACCGAGGCCATCAACCTGGTGGCCTACTCCTTCTCCAATGCCTCGGCCGGCCGCGGGGGAGAGGCGGCCCGCCGCTTCGCGCTGGGCGAGGGCGACGAAATCCTCGTCACCGAAACGGAGCACCACGCCAACCTGATTCCCTGGCAGGAGCTGGCGGCGCGGACCGGGGCTACGCTGCGGTTCATTCCAGTGGACGACGACGGCGCGCTGCGGCTGGAGGAGGCCGAGCGGCTGATCACCGGGCGCACCAAAATCGTGGCGTTCACGCACGCGTCCAACGTGCTGGGCACCATCAACCCGGTGGAAACCCTGGTGAGCCTCGCGCACAACGCGGGCGCGCTCGTCGTGCTCGATGCCTGCCAGTCGGTGCCGCACCTGCCCGTGGACCTCAAGGCACTGGACGTGGATTTCGCCGCGTTCTCCGGCCACAAGATGCTCGGCCCCACCGGCATTGGCGTGCTGTACGGCAAGGCCGAGCTGCTCAACGCGATGCCGCCGTTCCTGACCGGCGGCTCGATGATCACCACAGTGACCATGGAAAAGGCCGAGTACCTGCCGGCGCCGCAGCGTTTCGAGGCCGGAACCCAGCGCATCTCGCAGGCCATGGCGCTGGGCACCGCGGTGGATTACCTGCAGGAAACCGGTATGGACCGGATCCACGCGTGGGAGGCCACCCTCGGCCAGCGGCTGGTCTCGGGCCTGGAAGCGATTGAGGGCATCCGAGTGCTCGGTCCCCGCGCGGGCGTGGAGCGGATCGGGCTGGCGGCGTTTGACGTCGACGGCGTCCACTCGCACGACGTCGGCCAGTTCCTGGATGACCAGGGCATCGCGGTGCGCGTGGGTCACCACTGCGCGCAGCCGCTGCACCGCCGGCTGGGCCTGGTTTCCACCACCCGCGCCAGCACCTACCTGTACAACACCACCGACGACGTCGACGCGTTCCTGAACGCGGTGGCCGGCGTGCGTCCGTTTTTTGGAGTGAAGTAA
- a CDS encoding O-antigen ligase domain-containing protein, which produces MLSRQASEPGTEAGLSPVARQLPAWPLMVLLFGFPFWWAAGASPFAPILLAGVMAALMAVRGGIVLVPGILPWFAFLAWVAAAAVSLDSATSLLAYGQRAGNLLAVGVFMLYVINAASNLPARRILAGLLALWVTITVLGIAAIHFPDFRLNTPVGMLLPNFLTQNSLVYDLVFPPLAEVQQPWGSPEPFNRPSAPFPYANSWGVMFVVLTPVVFAAVCLARRRAAKAALLLGAVLSLWPALETSNRGMFVGLLAAVAYVLIRLFFQGRMGTVTAVAVVLVFAAAVLVRSGAVQEILDRQLYSDSTGGRLNLYRQTWQATLQHPLLGHATPRMEETIGVSLGTQGYLWMLMFSYGLVGLGLFLWFLISAVARTWQVTSMAGLWLHSVPVAALAIIPFYGFDVMQLTVVLLVVALLLRQRYLPVPG; this is translated from the coding sequence GTGCTCTCCCGTCAGGCGTCGGAGCCAGGCACGGAGGCCGGCCTTTCACCCGTCGCCCGGCAGCTGCCGGCTTGGCCCCTGATGGTTCTGCTGTTCGGCTTCCCCTTCTGGTGGGCAGCCGGCGCAAGCCCTTTCGCTCCCATCCTGCTTGCCGGGGTGATGGCCGCACTGATGGCGGTCCGCGGCGGCATTGTCCTGGTGCCGGGAATCCTTCCGTGGTTCGCCTTCCTGGCGTGGGTTGCCGCTGCGGCAGTTAGCCTGGATTCCGCAACCTCGCTCCTGGCCTACGGACAGCGTGCCGGCAATTTGCTGGCTGTCGGAGTGTTCATGCTCTACGTCATTAATGCTGCGTCCAATTTGCCCGCGCGGAGGATATTAGCGGGACTGCTGGCCCTGTGGGTGACCATCACGGTGCTGGGAATTGCGGCAATCCATTTCCCTGATTTCCGCCTAAATACCCCGGTGGGAATGCTCCTGCCGAATTTCCTGACCCAGAACTCGCTGGTTTACGACCTTGTCTTTCCGCCTCTGGCCGAGGTCCAGCAGCCGTGGGGGTCCCCCGAACCGTTCAACCGCCCGTCCGCGCCTTTTCCGTACGCCAACAGCTGGGGCGTCATGTTCGTTGTCCTCACCCCGGTGGTTTTCGCTGCCGTCTGCCTGGCCCGTCGTCGAGCAGCCAAGGCGGCCCTGCTTCTGGGCGCCGTTCTCTCGCTGTGGCCTGCCCTGGAGACCAGCAACCGGGGGATGTTTGTGGGGCTTCTGGCTGCTGTCGCCTATGTCCTTATCCGGTTGTTCTTTCAGGGACGGATGGGGACCGTCACCGCCGTTGCTGTTGTGCTGGTATTCGCCGCCGCGGTACTGGTTCGGTCCGGTGCCGTCCAGGAAATCCTGGATCGACAGCTCTACAGCGACAGCACGGGAGGACGGCTCAACCTGTACCGCCAAACGTGGCAGGCCACTCTCCAGCACCCGCTGCTCGGCCATGCCACCCCGCGAATGGAAGAGACGATCGGTGTATCGCTGGGGACGCAGGGATACCTGTGGATGCTCATGTTCTCCTACGGTTTGGTGGGGCTGGGGCTGTTCCTTTGGTTTTTGATCAGCGCTGTTGCCAGGACCTGGCAGGTGACTTCCATGGCCGGTCTGTGGCTTCACAGCGTGCCGGTTGCGGCTTTGGCCATCATCCCGTTCTACGGATTTGATGTCATGCAACTGACCGTGGTCCTGTTGGTGGTGGCCTTGCTGCTGCGCCAGCGCTATCTCCCGGTTCCCGGATGA
- a CDS encoding glycosyltransferase family 2 protein translates to MNIPGLARPAPSTLDTVSVVVATVDRPGLLRQAIRAALAQEYPGPVEVLVVFDRVRAQSLTDIAVPPLRSLITLENTRTPGLAGARNTGILAASGSYVAFCDDDDEWHPRKLSLQLAAWKKDPAAAAVAAGVSISAEGQITTRIPPPTVTFRQFLRSRVSEIHPSSLLFRREDLTGRYGLVDEDLPASYGEDYDLLLRSARFGHIRSVQTALVSVRWGRHSMFAGHWEMLAAGLTYLLQKFPEFASSSSGTARIAGQVAFAHAALGRRREAWRWARSSLRRDPAQLRAYAAMLVGTGAVSAEALLALTQKWGRGL, encoded by the coding sequence GTGAACATTCCCGGTCTCGCCCGCCCCGCCCCCTCAACCCTGGATACCGTCAGCGTTGTCGTCGCCACTGTGGACCGGCCCGGGCTTCTGCGCCAGGCGATACGTGCCGCACTGGCGCAGGAGTACCCCGGACCGGTGGAGGTCCTCGTGGTGTTTGACCGGGTGCGGGCCCAATCCCTGACAGACATTGCTGTTCCGCCGCTGCGGTCCCTGATTACGTTGGAAAACACCAGGACGCCTGGCCTGGCCGGCGCCCGGAACACCGGGATACTGGCCGCCAGCGGCTCCTACGTGGCGTTCTGCGACGACGACGACGAGTGGCATCCGCGGAAGCTCTCCCTCCAGCTCGCCGCATGGAAGAAAGATCCTGCCGCCGCAGCTGTGGCAGCCGGGGTCAGCATCTCCGCCGAAGGCCAAATCACCACCCGAATACCCCCTCCCACGGTCACGTTTAGGCAGTTCCTGCGGTCCCGGGTGTCGGAGATCCATCCCTCGTCGCTCCTGTTCCGCCGGGAGGACCTAACCGGCAGATACGGGCTTGTCGACGAGGACCTTCCGGCCTCCTACGGGGAGGACTACGACCTGCTGCTGCGGTCCGCCCGGTTCGGGCACATCCGGTCGGTCCAGACAGCTCTGGTTTCCGTGCGCTGGGGCAGACACTCGATGTTCGCCGGGCACTGGGAAATGCTGGCCGCTGGCCTGACATACCTGCTGCAGAAATTTCCGGAGTTCGCTTCCAGCAGCTCAGGCACCGCCCGAATTGCCGGACAAGTCGCCTTCGCACACGCTGCCCTGGGGCGGCGCCGGGAAGCCTGGCGTTGGGCGCGCAGCTCACTGCGGCGCGACCCTGCACAGTTGAGGGCCTATGCGGCCATGCTGGTGGGGACGGGAGCCGTGTCAGCGGAAGCGCTGCTCGCACTCACCCAAAAGTGGGGACGGGGACTGTGA
- a CDS encoding CDP-alcohol phosphatidyltransferase family protein, which translates to MVQLNGAGTAVRRPAEPLTFRGCLALLNHAQKPGAGVPAYTRWVNRRLARFAAAAAVVLRLSPNTVTAASAVLSLSGLLILLLFPPSLLSGLGAAGLLAAGYVLDSADGQVARVTGRGGPSGEWLDHVVDAVRTPAIHLAVLAGLVSYTSLPPWVLLLPGLYCLLSCGQFMSQILAEQLVRQRRDSPEARRDVGPTVSGPGPLRSFLLLPTDAGSLCWVFLLWGMPPVFYAAYGGLFLLNLVASAASMRRKYRALVSISKEAPL; encoded by the coding sequence ATGGTTCAGCTGAACGGGGCGGGCACCGCCGTCCGGCGTCCAGCGGAGCCCCTGACGTTCCGTGGTTGCCTTGCCCTGCTCAACCACGCACAAAAGCCCGGAGCCGGTGTACCCGCCTACACCCGGTGGGTGAACCGCCGGCTCGCTCGCTTTGCGGCGGCTGCCGCCGTCGTCCTGCGGCTGTCTCCCAATACAGTCACCGCCGCCAGCGCCGTCCTTTCCCTTTCCGGGCTGTTGATACTGCTCCTCTTTCCTCCAAGCCTTCTGTCGGGCCTGGGTGCGGCGGGACTGCTTGCTGCCGGGTATGTGCTGGATTCGGCGGACGGGCAGGTGGCCAGGGTGACTGGCCGCGGCGGCCCGTCCGGCGAATGGCTGGACCACGTGGTGGATGCCGTGCGCACTCCCGCAATCCATTTGGCGGTCCTGGCCGGTCTGGTTTCCTACACCAGCCTGCCGCCATGGGTGTTGCTGCTTCCCGGCCTGTATTGCCTGCTGTCCTGCGGCCAGTTCATGAGCCAGATCCTTGCCGAACAGTTAGTGCGCCAGCGCCGGGATTCGCCGGAGGCCCGGCGGGACGTAGGACCAACCGTGTCCGGACCGGGGCCCCTGCGGTCCTTCCTGCTGCTGCCCACGGACGCGGGGTCGCTCTGCTGGGTCTTCCTGCTGTGGGGAATGCCTCCGGTGTTCTACGCGGCCTACGGAGGCCTGTTTTTGCTCAATCTCGTCGCCAGCGCTGCCTCCATGCGGCGTAAATACCGCGCCTTGGTCTCGATCAGTAAGGAAGCTCCGCTGTGA